The segment AATGAAAGGATGTGGAGCGGGGATTGTAATTTAGGCACATCAATTTAAACACATGTCTGAAACAAATATGAACTTTCACACCCGTAAATGGGTGAAACCCGAAGACCTGAATCCCAACAGCACCTTATTTGGCGGGCGTTTGCTGCAATGGATCGATGAAGAAGCAGCACTCTATGCGGTTATTCAACTGGAGAATCCACATGTGGTCACCAAGTTTATTTCTGAGATCAACTTTATTTCTGCACCACGGCAAGGCGATATTATTGAGATCGGCATATTAGCCACCCACTTTGGCAACACATCACTTACCATGCGTTGCGAAGTGAGAAACAAACTTACCCGTGAACCTATTCTACGAATTGACAAGATCGTTTTTGTAAATGTCAGTCCGGAAGGTAATCCAACACCGCATGGGAAAACTGAGATCACGTTTGTGAAAGACAGATTATAACCATTTTGCTTTCGTGCCAACACTCTATAACTAAACTGCTATGATTAAAACATCTATTGCTTTACTTACAGGCATACTTTACCTGCAAAATACTATTGCCCAGAAGGTTTACGATACTAACGAACCTACTTCAGCAAGAAGCATAAGCCACAGGTGGGAACTTGATTCATCAACCAAACGAAAAACATTCACCATTACTTCTTACCGCCCTGTTTATATTACCGGAGGACGATGGAGCAGCAACCCCAACGAACGCCCATTTAGTGAAACACCCGGTTACACCTTACCGTTCAGAGTTGACTACAATAATTATGAAGCTAAATTTCAACTCAGTTTTAAAACAAAACTCGCTCAAGGCATTTTTGGTAAAACAGGTGACCTGTGGATCGCTTATACACAGAAATCGCATTGGCAGGTGTACAATTCAAAACTGTCAAGATCATTTCGTGAAACAAATTACGAGCCGGAAGTGATGCTGAACTTTGCTACTAATTTCAATTTATTGGGATTAAAAACAAGAATGCTTGGCGTCGTATTTAATCACCAAAGCAATGGACGCACCTTACCACTTTCACGCAGTTGGAACAGGGTGATCTTTGTTGCGGGTCTTGAAAAGAAAAACTTCATTATTTACCTGCGGCCGTGGATACGTATTCCGGATGAAGATGATGAGAACCCGGAAATAGTAAATTATATCGGACGTTACGAAATGAACATGATTTATAATTGGAAGAAATTGCAACTGGCATTAACCAACAGTCATCCATTAACATTTAAATCAAGTAACATTGGCAGGGGACGACTGCAATTTGATGCAGTGTATTCCTTGCTCTGGAATATGAAAGGACATTTTCAATACTCTGTTGGCTATGGCGAAACCATGATCGATTACAACCACAACCAAACCACACTTGGTTTAGGAATTTCATTGATCGAATGGTAAAGAAAGTAAAATGGGCAATAAGCAACACGCAATTGTTCTCCCTATTGCCAATTGCCTGATGCTTATTTATTCCTCGTCATCTTCTTCATAATAAGCATCCTGACTGTAGTATAATTTTTCCCAGGCGGTAACAGCTTTATCATCGAGACATTCAACGATATCGTGAATAGGCGCATCTTTTTTCTTCCACACAATTTCTTCGCCTTCGCTGTAAGTGGAAATGCAAAGTGCATGATCGCTCTTGAAATGCACCTTGATCAACTGCAGGGCATTTTCTTCTTTTTCCTGGACGAGGTAATTGCAACCGGCTTCCAACAAATCATACGTGTACATACTTCACAAATTTTAAATCTTCAACAATACTGTTCTGGCGAATTTTAATGGGCAGTTGGAGTTGGGAATCGGGGGTTGTAGTACCAGGTTAGTGTTGAAACAAATGTAGCATCATTTCCGTGAATTGAGATAGCCCAACATCACCCGAAAAGGCTCTTTTTACAAAAAATTAATACGTTTATTGAAAATCAATGGGTTGGATTAGTCCAGCTCAACCACTGAGACCTTCTTGCCCTCAAAGTTCACCTGGAGGATCTTAATGGACCGGACAGGCTGACCGTTTTGGATGGCTGGCTCCCAGTCATATTGGTTCATCCAGATCCTGAGCTGTTGAAAGTCGGGCCTTACATTGCTGTTGGGGCGTGCCTCGTAAGTGCAGGGTTTCCCGGTTTTATCGATAAGTATGCTGATGGTGATCTTTCCGCCTGCCTTCTTTTGGGTGTATTGGTCGAAGAATTTTTCGATATGTGATTCGAGGCTCGGCTTTTTTGTTTTCCACTTAGCCGTTTGCTGCACACGCACATAAATATCATCAAATGGATTTGCGCCGAATTGTAAACAACTGTCGAGTTTATAAACTTCCTGTTGTTGCTGAGCGTTGGCACTAATGGCCACGATGAAAAGGATAGAGGATAAGTATGTTTTCATTTGGTAAATATAGAAAATAGCCTCGAGTGTGACTTGTTAGCTATGGGTAAAACATAACAAGACAGGTAGCTGAACGTCTGTTTTCAGCTTCTAAACATGATTTGAATCTGTAAAAATTATTCTTCGTGCTTGCGGTTAAGCACCCAAATAAGATAAGCGCCTAAAAAGAGGAATATACCAAGACCACCAAAGATGAGTGCGGTGAGCACTTTCTGTGCACCGGATGATAATACCATTGACAATGCAATTACCAGGTAAACGATATAGATGGTAAGGAGGGTATAAATCTTTTTGTCCATGCTTGTGATTTTAGTGATGCGAAATTGAGAAATAATCAGTTACAGGCCAAAAATTATTCACAGGGTTGTGAACAAATAAGGGAATGGCAGGGGAGGTGTGTTTTGTTATATTTGCCCGTTCCGGTGAAGAAGTACGATTGGCCGACTTTAGCTCACGGTTGAACTGAAGTACAAGAGTGCGACGCCCATGCAGCTGATTGAAAGACTGCTGCCGGTAACCAAAAACGAGAACTACAAATTATAAACTGATCAATGGCCGAAGAAAAAAAGAACCTGTTCGATTACGATGAGAGCTCGATTAAAACCCTCGACTGGCAGGAGCATATCCGTCTCCGTCCGGGAATGTACATTGGTAAACTGGGCGATGGCAGCAGTGCCGACGATGGTATTTACGTGTTGTTAAAAGAGGTGTTGGATAACTGTATTGATGAACACACCATGGGCTACGGTAAAGCGGTGGATGTAACCATTGAAAAAGGCGTAGTGACCATTCGTGACTATGGCCGTGGTATTCCGCTGGGTAAAGTGGTGGATGTGGTGAGCAAGATCAACACCGGTGCCAAGTACGACAGCAAAGTGTTTCAGAAATCTGTTGGTTTGAATGGTGTGGGTACAAAAGCTGTAAACGCATTGAGCCAGTATTTTAAAGTAACTGCGTTTCGTGAAGGCAAACAAAAAACTGCTGAATTTGAAAAAGGTATTTTAACCAAAGAACATAAAGAAGAGAAAACAACGGAAGGTAACGGTACCGAAGTAACGTTTATTCCCGATAACAGTGTTTTTAAAAACTATCACTACATACACGAGTATCTTGACAACCAATTCTGGAACTATTGTTATTTGAATGCGGGATTGGTGATCAACTTCAATGGCAAAAAGTATGTATCGAAGAATGGATTGCTCGATCTGTTGCAACGTAAAACGAATGAAGATGAACTGCGTTATCCCATCATTCATCTGAAAGGTGAGGATATTGAGGTTGCTATTACACACGAGAATCAATACGGCGAAGAATATTACTCATTTGTAAACGGACAGTTTACCACGCAAGGCGGTACACATCTTGCAGCTTTCCGTGAAGGTTATGTAAAAACCATCCGTGATTTTTATAAGAAAGATTATGATGCAGCCGATATACGTGGAAGTATTTGTGCTGCTGTGAGTGTTCGTGTACAGGAACCGGTATTCGAAAGTCAGACAAAAACAAAACTCGGTTCCAGCGTGGTGTATGAAGGCGGCCCAACGATGAAGAATTTCGTGGGCGATTTTCTTGCACGTGATCTTGATCTTTACCTGCACAAAAATCCGTCGGTTGCTGAAGCGTTGAAAAAACGTATTGAGCAAAACGAGAAAGAACGTAAAGAACTGGCCGGTATTAAAAAGCTCGCCAATGAACGTGCCAAGAAAGCCAATCTTCACAATAAGAAATTAAGAGACTGTCGTTTTCATTACAACGATGAAGCAACAGGCAAGGACAAGGATAAAATTATTGAGAAGCAAAAGGAAACAACCATCTTTATTACCGAGGGTGATAGTGCGAGCGGAAGTATAACCAAGAGCCGCAATGTGGAAACACAAGCCGTGTTTAGCTTGCGTGGTAAACCGCTCAACTGTTATGGGCTAACGAAGAAAGTGGTGTATGAGAATGAAGAATTCAATCTCCTGCAACATGCTTTGAACATCGAAGATAATTATGAAGACCTGCGTTACAACAACATCGTCATTGCAACCGATGCCGATGTGGATGGTATGCATATTCGTTTATTGCTGATGACATTCTTCCTGCAGTTTTTCCCCGACCTGGTGAAGAACGGGCATGTGTTTATTTTAGAAACACCGTTGTTCCGTGTACGTAATAAACAGGAAACGATTTATTGTTACGATGAAGGGGAGAAGCAGGCAGCTGTAAAAAAACTCGGAAATAAACCGGAGATCACACGCTTTAAAGGTTTGGGTGAGATCAGTCCGGAAGAGTTTGGCCGTTTCATTGGTGCAGAAATGCGCAAGCAACCGGTGATGTTGTTACCTGAAACACATATACAACAGGTGTTAGAATATTATATGGGTAAGAATACGCCGGACAGACAGGAGTTCATTATCGATAACCTGAAAGTAGAATTAGATAAAGTAGAAGAAACTGTATAATTCCCTTTAACTAATGTTTGAATTTCACGCCGACAGGAAACGTTACTTCGATATACAGATACAAAATACTGAACGGTATGTGTTGCCCTTTATTGAGAAAGCATTCACTGTAAAGCCGGGTATGCGTGTGTTGGAAATTGGTTGTGGTGAAGGCGGTGTATTGAAAGCGTTTATTGATAAAGGATGCACAGGCGTTGGTATTGAACTTGATGAAAGCCGGTTAGTGAATGCAAGAGAATGGATGAAGGAAGAACTGCAGCAAGGCAAAGTCACCTTTCATTCAAAAGATATTTACAAAGCAACCGAAGCCGATTTTGGTGGTGCGTTTGATGTGATTGTGTTGAAGGATGTTATTGAGCATATTCATGATCAGCCAAAATTGATAGAATGGATGAAAAGTTTTTTGACAACAAATGGTGTGATCTTCTTTGGCTTTCCTCCCTGGTATATGCCGTTTGGCGGTCATCAGCAGATCAACAAAGGTAAATGGTTAAGTAAGTTGCCTTATTATCATTTGTTGCCAACGCCCATTTACAAATGGCTATTGAAATCGAATGGTGAGAACTGGGAAGAAATGCTGGAGATAAAAGAAACAGGAATTTCAATTGAGCGGTTTGAGCGCATTTGTAACGAGAAAGGATACAATGTCATCAACCATACTCATTTTTTAATTAACCCGATCTATGAATACAAGTTTGGCTGGAAACCGAAAGAACAGTTTGGATTGGTGAAAGCCATTCCGTTTGTTCGTAATTTCTTCACCACTTGTGTTTATTATTTGATACAGGCAAAACAGAATTAGATTTTATGATACATATTGTTTTCAATGAAGCTGATATTGATGTATTGCAAAAGGCAATAGAACTGGATGAAACATTGCAGGGCGAAGTGCTGCAGGTGGAAGATGATTATGCGGTTGGTCCACTGAAGGATATTTATACCGAAGAAGGTATTGCTGCCCGTCGTGCCTGGTGGAAAGAAGTATTGACCGGCACCGAACTTGAAAAGAAAATAGATGAAGGTGATGTAGATGACAATAAACTTGTTGCCTTTATCATTGAGCGTTTGCAAATTAACGAAGACGAGAAAGTGTGGATCTGGGCAGCACAAAACAAACATGATGTGAGCGGTTACTATTGGCTCATCAGTCAGTTGAAAGATTTCCAGGGCCGCATTTATATTTTGTACCTGAATAACCTGCCGTTCATTAACGAGAAAGGACAGTTGTTTTATCCTGAATGGATCAGCACTATTCAGCCAAAAGAGATGACAAAAGCAAAGAAACTTGCACGTTTGGTTACAGCAAGTGAGTTTGAAGTTGATCCGGATGAATGGACAAAACTCTGCAATGAAGAAAAAGGTGTCCGTTTACTGGAAGGTGGAAAGAAACTGGGACAGAAGGATTATGATTTTTATGATGCAGACCTTAAGAATTTTATTTCGGGTGATTGGCAGAAAGCAAGTAAGATCATTCACCAGTTCCTGAGCAAGAATAAACAGACAACCGGCGATATGTATTTGCTGTGGCGTTTAAAACAATTGGTTGCAACTGACATGTATGATGTGCAGGGTGAATTGAAGAACATGAAAGATTTTGAGCTGAAGAAAAAATCGGGGCAGTTGTTTGAAGCGACACAACCGTCTGAACAGTGATTTAAAGAGAACAAAAGGAATCAGAAGATGTGTTGGAATATTATGATAGAAACTAACATCTGATAAGATGAAAGCAATACTGAAACTGGAAGAATTCGCAATGTTTCTTGCATGTTTATACACGTTATACCTGTTTGATGCAGCGTGGTGGGTGTACCCGGTTTTGTTGCTTGGTCCGGATATCAGTATGCTTGGCTATTTAGCTGGTGATAAAGTTGGTGCCTGGAGTTATAACATCTTTCATCATAAAGGGATTGCAGTGCTGTTATTGATCACCGGGGTGTATGCAAATATTGATGAATTGTTTTTTACAGGTGTTATTTTGTTAGGACATGCATCAATGGATCGTGTTGCTGGTTATGGTCTGAAATATGAAAATGGATTTAAGTATACGCATTTAGGAGAAATAGGAAAGAAATAAATTATGAGTGCTGCTAAAAAGAAAGAAAGTGTTTTCGACAATGAAGGCGGTGTACAGGGACAGTATAAAAACTGGTTTCTCGATTACGCATCGTATGTAATTCTTGAACGTGCCGTACCGGCAATGGAAGATGGTTTAAAGCCTGTGCAACGTCGTATTCTTCACGCCATGAAAGAAATGGATGATGGTCGTTTCAACAAAGTGGCGAACATTATTGGGCAGGCGATGCAATACCATCCGCATGGTGATGCAAGTATTGGTGATGCATTGGTAAATCTTGGACAGAAAGATCTGTTGATCGATACACAAGGTAACTGGGGCGATGTGCGTACAGGTGATGATGCAGCTGCTGCACGTTACATTGAAGCACGTTTGTCGAAATTTGCATTGGATGTTGCCTTTAACAACAAAACAACCGAATGGCAATTGAGCTACGATGGTCGTAAGAACGAGCCTGTGGTATTGCCGATGAAATTTCCGTTGTTATTGGCACAAGGTGCAGATGGTATTGCCGTTGGTCTGTCAACAAAAATTCTTCCACATAACTTTTGCGAGTTAATTGAAGCGTCCATCAAAGCATTGCGTGGAAAACGTTTTGAACTGTTACCCGATTTTCAAACGGGCGGCATGATCGATGCAGCAAATTACAATGATGGTAAACGTGGCGGCAAAGTGCGTGTGCGTGCATTGATTGAAGAGCTTGATAAGAAAACATTGCTCATCAAAGATGTGCCTTACGGTGTAACCACAACAAGTTTGATGGAAAGCATTGTAAAAGCAAACGACCAGGGCAAAATA is part of the Lacibacter sediminis genome and harbors:
- a CDS encoding acyl-CoA thioesterase, which produces MSETNMNFHTRKWVKPEDLNPNSTLFGGRLLQWIDEEAALYAVIQLENPHVVTKFISEINFISAPRQGDIIEIGILATHFGNTSLTMRCEVRNKLTREPILRIDKIVFVNVSPEGNPTPHGKTEITFVKDRL
- a CDS encoding phospholipase A, which gives rise to MIKTSIALLTGILYLQNTIAQKVYDTNEPTSARSISHRWELDSSTKRKTFTITSYRPVYITGGRWSSNPNERPFSETPGYTLPFRVDYNNYEAKFQLSFKTKLAQGIFGKTGDLWIAYTQKSHWQVYNSKLSRSFRETNYEPEVMLNFATNFNLLGLKTRMLGVVFNHQSNGRTLPLSRSWNRVIFVAGLEKKNFIIYLRPWIRIPDEDDENPEIVNYIGRYEMNMIYNWKKLQLALTNSHPLTFKSSNIGRGRLQFDAVYSLLWNMKGHFQYSVGYGETMIDYNHNQTTLGLGISLIEW
- a CDS encoding energy transducer TonB, whose protein sequence is MKTYLSSILFIVAISANAQQQQEVYKLDSCLQFGANPFDDIYVRVQQTAKWKTKKPSLESHIEKFFDQYTQKKAGGKITISILIDKTGKPCTYEARPNSNVRPDFQQLRIWMNQYDWEPAIQNGQPVRSIKILQVNFEGKKVSVVELD
- a CDS encoding DNA topoisomerase IV subunit B, giving the protein MAEEKKNLFDYDESSIKTLDWQEHIRLRPGMYIGKLGDGSSADDGIYVLLKEVLDNCIDEHTMGYGKAVDVTIEKGVVTIRDYGRGIPLGKVVDVVSKINTGAKYDSKVFQKSVGLNGVGTKAVNALSQYFKVTAFREGKQKTAEFEKGILTKEHKEEKTTEGNGTEVTFIPDNSVFKNYHYIHEYLDNQFWNYCYLNAGLVINFNGKKYVSKNGLLDLLQRKTNEDELRYPIIHLKGEDIEVAITHENQYGEEYYSFVNGQFTTQGGTHLAAFREGYVKTIRDFYKKDYDAADIRGSICAAVSVRVQEPVFESQTKTKLGSSVVYEGGPTMKNFVGDFLARDLDLYLHKNPSVAEALKKRIEQNEKERKELAGIKKLANERAKKANLHNKKLRDCRFHYNDEATGKDKDKIIEKQKETTIFITEGDSASGSITKSRNVETQAVFSLRGKPLNCYGLTKKVVYENEEFNLLQHALNIEDNYEDLRYNNIVIATDADVDGMHIRLLLMTFFLQFFPDLVKNGHVFILETPLFRVRNKQETIYCYDEGEKQAAVKKLGNKPEITRFKGLGEISPEEFGRFIGAEMRKQPVMLLPETHIQQVLEYYMGKNTPDRQEFIIDNLKVELDKVEETV
- a CDS encoding class I SAM-dependent methyltransferase, translating into MFEFHADRKRYFDIQIQNTERYVLPFIEKAFTVKPGMRVLEIGCGEGGVLKAFIDKGCTGVGIELDESRLVNAREWMKEELQQGKVTFHSKDIYKATEADFGGAFDVIVLKDVIEHIHDQPKLIEWMKSFLTTNGVIFFGFPPWYMPFGGHQQINKGKWLSKLPYYHLLPTPIYKWLLKSNGENWEEMLEIKETGISIERFERICNEKGYNVINHTHFLINPIYEYKFGWKPKEQFGLVKAIPFVRNFFTTCVYYLIQAKQN
- a CDS encoding DUF1835 domain-containing protein — translated: MIHIVFNEADIDVLQKAIELDETLQGEVLQVEDDYAVGPLKDIYTEEGIAARRAWWKEVLTGTELEKKIDEGDVDDNKLVAFIIERLQINEDEKVWIWAAQNKHDVSGYYWLISQLKDFQGRIYILYLNNLPFINEKGQLFYPEWISTIQPKEMTKAKKLARLVTASEFEVDPDEWTKLCNEEKGVRLLEGGKKLGQKDYDFYDADLKNFISGDWQKASKIIHQFLSKNKQTTGDMYLLWRLKQLVATDMYDVQGELKNMKDFELKKKSGQLFEATQPSEQ
- a CDS encoding DUF4260 domain-containing protein — its product is MKAILKLEEFAMFLACLYTLYLFDAAWWVYPVLLLGPDISMLGYLAGDKVGAWSYNIFHHKGIAVLLLITGVYANIDELFFTGVILLGHASMDRVAGYGLKYENGFKYTHLGEIGKK